The DNA region TCGGGTTCCGCCCCGGCCGTGACCCCGTCCAGCCGCGCGGCCAGCGCCGCGTGCAGGTCGCGCGGCGCGATCACCGCGAGGCGCCCCTCGGCGGGGGCCAGCTCCGCGACGGCCTTCTCCACGGCGCCGGGCAGCTCGGCGGCGTCGGCGGCCTCGCGCACCAACGGGCGTACGCCCGTCGAGCGGACCGAACTCGGCGGCTCGAAGTCCGGGTGCTCGGCACGCGGGACGGCCGCCGCCACGTCCATGATCTCGGACGGTGTGCGGTAGTTGACCGCGAGGCGGGTGTGCTCCCAGCGGTCCTCGACGTAGGGGTGGAGGATGTCCGACCAGGAGCCGACGCCGGCCGCGTCGGCCGTCTGCGCGGGGTCGCCGACGAGCGTCATGGACCGGGTGGGGCTGCGGCGCATCAGCAGGCGCCACGCCATCGGCGACAGCTCCTGCGCCTCGTCGACGATGATGTGCCCGAACGCCCAGGTCCGGTCGGCCGCGGCCCGTTCGGCGGCACTGCGGTGGTCGTCCTCCTCGTGGCGCTCGGCCATCCGCTCGGCGTCGATGATGTCGTGCGCGGAGAGAACCTCGGCGTCCTCGTCGTCCTTGTCCTCGAACTCGTACGTCCTGGAGGCGTAGGAGACGTCCAGCACGCCCTGGGCGTAAGCGACTTGCTGGTTGCGTTCCCTCTCCGCGGCCGCCCTCGCCAACCGGTCGTCCTCGCCCAGGAGTTCGGCGGCCTCGTCGAGGAGGGGAACGTCGGCGGTGGTCCAGGCCCGCGTCACCGTACGGCGAATGGCGTTCGCGTCGGACTCGCAGAGGTACGCGTCGGGTTCGGCGAGGAAGTCCGCGATCAGCCGCCGCGGGGTGACGCGCGGCCACAACTGGTCGATGGCGGCCCAGACTTCGCGGTTCTCGGCCAGCTCGTCGCGGATCTGGGTGACGTCGCTCGGATCGAGCAGATTCGTGCCGTCGAAGGGGTCCGTACCGATCCGCTCGGCGAGCATGTCGGTGAGGGTGTTGAGGATGTGGCCCTCGAAGTGCTCACGGGCCGCGTTGTGCGGCAGGTCCACCTCGCGGGTGCGGTCACGCGCGACGCGGACGAGACCGGCGTCGAGCATCAGGATGTCCCGGTCGTGCTCGATGGCGATCACCGGGTCGGGCAGCGCCTGGCGGTCTCGTACGACGGCGGCCAGGACGTCGGCCATCTCGGCCCGGCCCTTCACGGCGGCGGCCTCGGGGGTGTCGGACGCGGTCGCCTTCACCCCGGGGTACAGCTCGCCGACGGTCGCGAGCAGCACACCCGTCTCGCCGAGCGAGGGCAGGACCTCGCCGATGTAGCCGAGGAAGGCGGGGTTCGGGCCGACGATCAGGACGGCGCGCTTGGCGAGCAGCTCCCGGTGTTCGTAGAGGAGATAGGCCGCCCGGTGGAGCGCCACGGCGGTCTTGCCGGTGCCCGGGCCGCCCTCCACCACCATCACGCCGCGGTGCGGGGCGCGGATGATGCGGTCCTGCTCGGCCTGGATGGTCTGCACGATGTCGCTCATGCGGCCGGTGCGCGCGGAGTTGAGGGCGGAGAGCAGCACGGCGTCGCCGGTCGGGTCCTCGTGCCCGGTGCGCTGCTGGTCTCCAAGGTCGAGGATCTCGTCGTGCAGGGCGGCGACCGAGCGGCCGTCGGTGGTGATGTGCCGACGGCGGCGCAGGCCCATCGGGGTGTGGCCGGTGGCGAGGTAGAAGGGGCGGGCGACCGGGGCCCGCCAGTCGATCAGGATCGGGGTGTGCTCGGTGTCGTCGGCGCGGACGCCGATGCGGCCGATGTGGTGGGTGAGGCCCGTGGTCAGGTCGATACGGCCGAAGCAGAGCGAGCCGTCCACCGCGTTGAGCGCGGCGAGGAGGCCCGAGCGCTCGGCGACGAGGACGTCCCGCTCCAGGCGGGCCTGCATCGGCGTGCTGCCCTGCGCGAGCGCGTCCTCCACCGAGGCCTCGGTGCCGCCGCGCAGGGCGTCCACGCGCGCGTACAGACCGTCGATGAATTCCTGCTCGTGCCTCAATTCATCGTCGGTGAATTCTGTGTGTGATCCCCTGTTTGACAATTCCGCTCCCGGCCGGATATACTGCGCCTAGTGAACTTCATCGCGACCAAGTTCCTTGAAGTCGCGAACCATTCAATATACGCAAGGAAATCCCCCGCAGGCAATTGGCCGCGGGGGATTTCTTGTTCGGCCCGTCTACAGCACGTCGGCCAGTTCCTCCAGCAGCCGTCGCTTGGGCCGGGCGCCCACCATCGACTTCACCGGCTGTCCGTCGCGGAACACGATGAGCGTGGGCATCGACAGCACCCCGTACGCGTTCGTGGTCTCCGGGTTCGTGTCCACGTCCAGCTGCACCACCTTGAGCCGGTCGCCCTCCTCGACGGCGACGGCGCTCAGCACCGGCGCGATCTGCCGGCACGGCGGGCACCAGTCGGCGGTGAACTCCACCAGCACGGGCAGATCCGCCCCGATCACCTCCGCCTCGAAGTCCGCGTCCGTCACTTCGGCCACACCCGCTGCCCTGATCACCTGAAGGTCCCTCCCAGCTCGCACACCGGCTCCGGACCGCCCGGAACCTCCGCCCCGGCGGCCAGCTCGTCCCTCGACGCCTCGGCCCGCGCCAACTGCTCGCCGACGTGCGCGCGTACGGCCTGCAACTCACCGATCAGCGCGTCGAGTTCGCCCAGTTTGCGCCGGTACACGGCGAGCGACGCCGGGCAGGAGTCGCCCTCCGGGTGCCCGGCCCGCAGACACTCCACGAAGGGCCGCGTCTCCTCCAGGTCGAACCCGAAGTCCTGCAGCGTCCTGATCTGCCGCAGAAGCCTCAGGTCGTCCTCGTCGTAGGTGCGGTACCCGTTGCTCCCCCGCCGCGCGGGCAGCAGCCCCCGCGACTCGTAGTACCTGAGGGTCCGCGTGGTGGTCCCGGCCCGCGCCGCCAGCTCGCCGATTCGCATGCCCACGAACGTAATCCTTGACCCTGGCGTCAAGGCAACGCCGGCGGCAGCAGCGGCTTCCGCTCCACCGGGGACGACAGGAGGATCGACGTCGTCGTACGGCCGAGCGCCGAGGTCTGTTCCAGGACCTCCTCCAGGTGGAGGGTGCCCTCGACCGCGACCTTGAGGATCCAGCAGTCCTCGCCGACGACGTGGTGGGCCTCGGTGATCTCGGGACGGGCCAGGAGTTCCAGGGTCCTGGGGTGCTTCAGCGTGTAGCCGCCGTGCGGGTTGACGCGGATGTAGGCCTGCATGCCATAACCGAGGCGGGACGGCGAGACATGGGCGCCGTAACCCGTGACGGCACCGACGGACTCCAGCCGGCGCACGCGTTCGGCGACGGCCGCCGGGGACAGCCGGACCCGGCGGCCCAGCTCGCTGAGCTTGATCCGGCCGTCGCTCTGGAGCAGTTCCAGGATCTGCCGGTCCAGCGCGTCGAAGGCCACCGACGTTTCGTTGGCGGCGGCTCGCAGATGCCGTGGTTCTTTCGGTACCGCGACCGGATCTCCCATGACTCCCCCTTCAGACCTCATTCGTACGCCGGGAGAATTATGACCACAGGGTCCACGGATCGGGACCACGGTGAAGTGCATTACGGAAGGGGCGCCGTGCGCGAGGTGTGTGTCATTGGCGGAAACCGGTATTTCGGCAAGCGGCTGATAGCCAGGCTGACGGCCGCGGGAGACAGGGTCACCGTCATCAATCGCGGCTCGTCGGCGCCTCCCGCGGGGACCATTCATCTCGTCGCCGATCGCAATGACGAGAATTCCCTTGAGAAAGCGCTCGGTTCACGGACCTTCGACGTCGTCGTCGACCAGGTCTGCTACACACCGAGGCAGGCGGAGATCGCCCGCCGGGTCTTCGCCGGCCGCACGCGCCGCTATGTGATGACCTCGACGGTCGAGGTGTACGAGTACGAGGACTCGGCCGAGCTCGTACGCGAGGACGCCGTGAACCCGCGTACGGTCGCCGTCGATCTCGAACTCCCCTGGAACGACCCGGAGTTCCTCGACACCCACTACGGCGAGGGCAAGCGGCAGGCGGAGGCGGTCTTCGCTGCCGATCCCGGATTTCCGTACGTGACCGTGCGGGTGGCCCATGTGCTGGGCGGGGGCGACGACTTCACGGGACGGCTCGACCACTACGCCGAGCGGATCCGCGCGGGCGAGGCGATCGCCGTGCCCGCCACGAACCACCCGGCGACGTACATCCACGTGGAGGAGATCGCCGACCTCCTGTCGTGGGCGGCGGGCGAGGAGTTCACCGGGCCGGTGAACGCCGCGTCCCACGGGGTGCTCACCACCGGGGAGTTGTGCGAGGCGCTGGCCGAACACCTCCCCGGCGGGAGGACCGTGTTCCAGGCCGTCGAGGTCGGGGAGTTCTCACCGTTCTCCTTCGCGCGCTCGTACGGGATGGACAACACGCGGGCCACACGGCTCGGGTTCGCCTTCGGTGAGGCGCGGGAATGGCTGCCGCGTGCCGTGGCGGAGACACTCGGGAAGGTGAACTGACATGCGCTACCGCACAGTCGGCGAGCTGCGGGTGAGTGCCGTCGGGCTCGGTGCGATGCCGTTGTCCATCGAGGGCCGGCCCGACGAGGGGCGGGCCATGGCCACGGTGCACGCCGCCCTGGACGCGGGCGTCACGCTCCTGGACACGGCCGA from Streptomyces sp. NBC_00258 includes:
- a CDS encoding NAD-dependent epimerase/dehydratase family protein: MREVCVIGGNRYFGKRLIARLTAAGDRVTVINRGSSAPPAGTIHLVADRNDENSLEKALGSRTFDVVVDQVCYTPRQAEIARRVFAGRTRRYVMTSTVEVYEYEDSAELVREDAVNPRTVAVDLELPWNDPEFLDTHYGEGKRQAEAVFAADPGFPYVTVRVAHVLGGGDDFTGRLDHYAERIRAGEAIAVPATNHPATYIHVEEIADLLSWAAGEEFTGPVNAASHGVLTTGELCEALAEHLPGGRTVFQAVEVGEFSPFSFARSYGMDNTRATRLGFAFGEAREWLPRAVAETLGKVN
- the trxA gene encoding thioredoxin — translated: MIRAAGVAEVTDADFEAEVIGADLPVLVEFTADWCPPCRQIAPVLSAVAVEEGDRLKVVQLDVDTNPETTNAYGVLSMPTLIVFRDGQPVKSMVGARPKRRLLEELADVL
- a CDS encoding MerR family transcriptional regulator is translated as MRIGELAARAGTTTRTLRYYESRGLLPARRGSNGYRTYDEDDLRLLRQIRTLQDFGFDLEETRPFVECLRAGHPEGDSCPASLAVYRRKLGELDALIGELQAVRAHVGEQLARAEASRDELAAGAEVPGGPEPVCELGGTFR
- a CDS encoding HelD family protein, producing the protein MRPGAELSNRGSHTEFTDDELRHEQEFIDGLYARVDALRGGTEASVEDALAQGSTPMQARLERDVLVAERSGLLAALNAVDGSLCFGRIDLTTGLTHHIGRIGVRADDTEHTPILIDWRAPVARPFYLATGHTPMGLRRRRHITTDGRSVAALHDEILDLGDQQRTGHEDPTGDAVLLSALNSARTGRMSDIVQTIQAEQDRIIRAPHRGVMVVEGGPGTGKTAVALHRAAYLLYEHRELLAKRAVLIVGPNPAFLGYIGEVLPSLGETGVLLATVGELYPGVKATASDTPEAAAVKGRAEMADVLAAVVRDRQALPDPVIAIEHDRDILMLDAGLVRVARDRTREVDLPHNAAREHFEGHILNTLTDMLAERIGTDPFDGTNLLDPSDVTQIRDELAENREVWAAIDQLWPRVTPRRLIADFLAEPDAYLCESDANAIRRTVTRAWTTADVPLLDEAAELLGEDDRLARAAAERERNQQVAYAQGVLDVSYASRTYEFEDKDDEDAEVLSAHDIIDAERMAERHEEDDHRSAAERAAADRTWAFGHIIVDEAQELSPMAWRLLMRRSPTRSMTLVGDPAQTADAAGVGSWSDILHPYVEDRWEHTRLAVNYRTPSEIMDVAAAVPRAEHPDFEPPSSVRSTGVRPLVREAADAAELPGAVEKAVAELAPAEGRLAVIAPRDLHAALAARLDGVTAGAEPDLTRAVVLLDPRQSKGLEFDAVLVVEPARYGTSDLYVALTRATQALGIVHTGELPLPLAKALAR
- a CDS encoding Lrp/AsnC family transcriptional regulator, whose amino-acid sequence is MGDPVAVPKEPRHLRAAANETSVAFDALDRQILELLQSDGRIKLSELGRRVRLSPAAVAERVRRLESVGAVTGYGAHVSPSRLGYGMQAYIRVNPHGGYTLKHPRTLELLARPEITEAHHVVGEDCWILKVAVEGTLHLEEVLEQTSALGRTTTSILLSSPVERKPLLPPALP